CACGGTCAACTCTTTTCGGACAGACTCTCTTCTTTATTATTCTCATCCTTCAACACACTCTTCAAGTCTTATCTCACACTGTCTCTCCCTTTCTCTCTCATCGCCGTCACTGAGACTTGCTGTTTTAAAAAATGcatctcctcttcctcttcctccttttCCCCACCGTCTTCTCTCTAAACCAAGAAGGCCTCATCCTCCAACAAGTCAAGCTCTCCCTCGAAGACCCAGACTCTTCCCTCTCCACCTGGAACTCCCAAGACGACGCTTCGCCTTGTCGGTGGCACGGCGTCTCATGCGACAAAAACTCCTCCGTGACTTCCGTCGACCTCTCCAACGCCAACCTCGCCGGACCTTTCCCTTCCGCCATCTGCCGTCTCCCCAACCTATCGCACCTCTCCTTCTCCAACAACTCAATCACCTCACCACTCGACATCAGAGCTTGCAAGAGCCTCGAGACTCTCGACCTCTCCCAAAACCTCCTCACCGGAGAAATCCCCCGCACCTTCGCCGATCTCCCCTCTCTAACCTCCCTCGATTTATCCGGCAACAACTTCTCCGGCGACATTCCGGCGAGTTTCGCCAACTTCGAAAAACTCGAGATCCTCTCTCTTATCAACAACCTCCTAGACGGAGCCATCCCTCCGCTTCTCGGCAACATCACCTCCCTCAAGATGCTCAACCTATCCTACAACCCGTTCCCCCCGGGTCGGATCCCCCCGGAGCTAGGAAACCTAACGAACCTCGAGGTCTTGTGGCTAACCGAGTGTAACTTAATCGGGGAGATCCCGGACTCGCTGGGTCGACTCACCCGACTCGTTAACTTAGACCTCTCCTTCAACAACCTCGCGGGCCCCATCCCTCGCTCCCTCGGCGCGTTGACCAGCGTCGTCCAGATCGAGCTTTATAACAACTCGTTAACCGGTGCTATCCCGGTCGAGCTCGGGAATTTAAAATCATTACGGTTACTCGACGCGTCGATGAACCGGTTAACCGGGAGTATACCGGACGAGCTCTGCCGCGTGGCGCTGGAGAGTTTGAACCTCTACGAGAACGACTTAGAAGGGGAGCTTCCTGAGAGCATAGCTCTATCTCCCAACTTGTACGACCTCAGGATCTTCGGAAACCGCCTCTCCGGGGAGTTGCCGAGAGACCTCGGCGTCAACTCCCCGCTGAGGTGGATAGACGTGTCGGATAACGGCTTCTCCAGGGAGTTGCCGGCGGGTCTGTGCGCGAGAGGGGAGCTAGAGGAGCTGCTGGTGATACGCAACTCGTTCTCCGGCGTTTTGCCGGAGGGGCTCGGAGACTGCAGGAGCTTGACGCGTGTCCGGTTAGCGTATAACCGGTTTTCCGGTCGAGTTCCCGCCGGTTTCTGGGGTTTGCCGCGCGTTTCGTTGCTGGAGCTCGTGAACAACTCGTTCTCGGGGGAGGTGGAGAAGACTATCGGAGGCGCGTCGAATCTCTCGATGATGGTTCTGACGAATAACGAGTTTACCGGATCTTTGCCGGAGGAGATCGGGGGTTTGGAGAAGCTTAATGAGCTGTCGGCGGGTGGGAACAAGCTTAGTGGGCCCTTGCCTGATAGCTTGATGAGTCTTTTGGAGTTGGGGACGCTTGATCTTCACGGGAACCGGTTTACTGGGGAGTTGTCTCCTAAGATCAAGTCGTGGAAGAAGCTCAACGAGTTGAACTTAGCCGACAACGAATTTTCCGGCAAGATCCCAGACGAGATCGGGAGCTTGTCTGTCTTGAACTACCTCGATCTTTCGGGGAATTTATTCTCTGGCGAGATCCCGGTTTCGTTGCAGGGTTTGAAGCTAAACCAGCTGAATCTGTCTAATAACCGGTTAACCGGTAATCTCCCGCCTTCTCTAGCGAAAGAGATGTATAAGAACAGCTTCCTCGGGAACCCGGGACTGTGCGGGGATATCAAGGGACTCTGTGGCTCTGCGGACGAAGCTAAGAGCAAAGGCTACGCGTGGCTTCTACGGTCCATCTTCGTACTCGCGGTTATGGTGTTTGTTGCGGGACTTGCTTGGTTCTACTTCAAGTACATGGCTTTCAAGAAAGCGAGAGCCGTGGAGAGATCCAAGTGGACGTTAATGTCGTTCCACAAACTCGGGTTCAGCGAGCACGAGATTCTCGAAAGCTTAGATGAAGAGAACGTGGTTGGATCTGGAGCTTCCGGTAAAGTCTACAAGGTTGTACTCACCAGCGGAGAAACCGTCGCGGTAAAACGTATATGGACAGGCTCCGTCAAAGAAACAGAGGACGACACCGATCCAGAGAAAGGCGAGAGATCTGGGTCAGTTCAAGACGAGGCCTTTGAAGCCGAGGTGGATACGTTAGGTAAGATTAGGCACAAGAACATTGTGAAGCTATGGTGTTGCTGCACCACGAGAGATTGTAAGTTATTGGTCTACGAGTACATGCCTAACGGTAGCTTGGGAGATTTGCTGCATAGCAGCAAAGGAGGAACGTTGGGATGGGAAACGAGGTTTAAGATCATCTTAGATGCGGCCGAGGGGCTTTCTTATCTTCACCATGATTGTGTTCCGGCGATTGTGCATAGAGATGTTAAGTCGAACAATATTTTGATCGACGGAGATTACGGCGCGAAGGTTGCTGATTTTGGAGTGGCTAAAGTCGTTGACTTGACCGGGAAAGCTCCTAAGTCCATGTCAGTGATCGCTGGCTCTTGCGGTTATATTGCACCAGGTTAGTCTTGTGGCTCAACTTTAATGTTAGGTTGGttaattactattattattagtacGTGTTTAATGGAAATTACTTGCAGAATACGCATATACACTTCGTGTGAACGAGAAGAGTGACATCTACAGTTTTGGGGTAGTGATCCTTGAGATAGTGACTAGGAAACGTCCGGTTGATCCGGAGTTGGGAGAGAAGGATTTGGTGAAATGGGTTTGCTCGACATTGGACCAGAAAGGCGTAGAGCATGTGATAGACCCGAAGCTCGACTCATGTTACAAAGATGAGATAAGCAAGATTCTCAACGTTGGGCTTCTATGCACGAGTCCATTGCCTATAAACCGACCCTCGATGAGACGTGTGGTTAAGATGTTGGAACAAATCGGCGGTGGAGATGAAGAGAGCTTGAACAAGACAAGATCCGGCAAGTTGACTCCTTACTACTATGAAGAAACCTCAGACCAAGGAAGTGTAGCTTGAGAGATGTGAGGAGAAAGTGTTGTTGCCCAAAAAGCTCTcaatttttggtgtttgaagCTGTGAATTAGGGCATTGAGTCAgagaatgttaaatttttatagtattataaaaaaattactaaatcaGGAAATGGTGATTCAGTCTCCACTAGAAAGCTATTTAGTGTAACTCTGGCTAGCTTTACAGTGAAAAATGCTGCCATCTTCTGGCGTTAACATGCATTTAAATAGTTTCCATATTTGGGTAAACAGATTCTATGTTCTTGTATGGAACATGTCTCCATCTTTAAAGCGTGTGCTCTTCTTTTTAGTGAACTGTTGGATGCTCGTGTATGTAACTGTAGATTCACATGGCTCTTAAATTCTCTAACTTTTAGAATTTGCTTTTAAAAGTTTCAGGTTGTGCTGTTTGCTTTACACTTTACTTACTTTACGTATACATACGCATCAGATGTAATAAGATTCAGCACATGAGATGACTACATATCACCTTTCCTGCAGAAAGGTCTCTTCTACTTGTTGAGATCTTATTTGCTTTTCCTTAACTAATcttcaaacacacaaaaatttaaaagtgacatattaaataaattgttgAGATCTTATTTgctttgaaaacaaatattattcgTAGCAAGCCCCTTGACCTAAAGATAATCAGATATTAATGTTGGATAATGGAGACCGGCAGTTCATGAACCATCTTTTCACAGATATAATCAAGTCTCTTTTCTGTTAAAAGGGTTTTCTTAGAATGTAGTTAAGTCATCTATTATCAAAAGGTGGTAGTTAGGGAGTGTTTAACGTACTCCTTACTGGAATTAGTAATGCTGACATtacagaaatttaaaatatcacttCTACTGTTGagtacaaaaaacaaaacaaaagaaacattgATATCTCACCGTTGTACGTGCAGTGTGCTTAATCTAAGTGGAGAATTTACTTACACAACGATAATTTAAGAAACATAGATAAGTAAAGAATCTAAAAGATGAGCTGTTGTTAGTTGTGGGGATTAGAAGTGGGCTCAATAAGCATTGAAGCACACTTACATTGGTAGAGAGTATCATTCATTAAGGGACATTGACACCTCACCTTGCCTTGtctctctttgtctctttcACTTACTTCCCTTTCTAAATCATTTCTCAtttctgttttctttctttctttctttctcttttttttggttgcaTTTCCTCTTTGTTATTTGTCAACATGTTGCATGATGAAGTTCAATAGAAGAGATTCtacaaagtttgttttttttctacaacAAGTATCATCACTCTTCCATTATATACTTGTGAATTATTATTGTCATATATACGGATTCAACTACGCAACTTCTGAAAACCAAATCCAAGCAACTTATCTCATTCTAATAATTTTGGTAGTATCTTGCTTAATAATAAATGGTTGGTACAAAAcacattatttttttcaaaatggaAGCATAGTAGGGACCCGAGTTCAATAGATAAGGCCAGGATTGCGAAATGATCAGAGACATGAGTTATTGAGTATGGTGACCCACAGGCACACAGTACACATTCATTCACACCTTGGACCATGTGACTTTCAAATGGGCGGGCCTATCAGAGCCACATGGTTAATTTCTCCACATTTTGATAAATCTTTACATCGACTAGTACTGTAGTTTAGTCGAAGGcctattgcaaaaaaaaaaaaaacccaccAAGGACTTGTGTGCTTGTTGTCCTGAGTCATATTAAGCGTCTTGCATGTCCTACTGCTTGCTTCACAATAAGCATCTCTATTGTGAAGCGAACGTTGAGATATCCATTCGAGTTCGGatagaatattttaaattttcgaaTGTTTCAGTATGTGATATATAATTCGTTCGGATATTTTGTTAGGATATTTTCACTTCaggtttatatattatttatatatccgatatccaaacttaaaaaaaaatgaaatgcaTTTTCTGTTTTGTCTTCAAATTATTTCTGATAATGTTATTAGTCCAAAAACACATGAAATGTGAAAAGACAACAACAATAATCTGTCCaaaaataaagtgaaaaaaatcaaaaaagttgatagattaagaaaacaagCTGAAACCAACTAAAAGAGTTTCTACTTCCAAACATAGATGATGGTCCAAaccaaaaacattttataaagcTAAATTGATTCTCATATGCACGGCATATGTATTATGACAACAAGACAAGCCGttcaataatataattaatattctatTTCCATTCTTAGTTTGTAAAGCTAAACAAGTCGTGCAATAATAACATTCAGACACAAGCAATTATTCAGTTATATATATGTTCTGTTCTCACTTcttcaatcaacaaaaaaaacagtctttttcaaatttaaatccGTAGGCAGACTAAACAAAATTGACTAACTTCAAAAGGTTGCAAACAAAATCGACTAACATCTGAGCATCATACAATCCGAATCAAACTTATAATTACCACATACAAAATCAAAACggagaatgaaaaataaatggaAATCGTACAGTCGACTAAATTAAATAGAGGATGAGAAATATAGATTTAAGGTTATTTATATGTATGTTAGGGTATTTCGGATAACTTTTCGAGTATCGGATATAACCGATCAAATTCGGTTATCCGAATATGTTCATATCAAAACTC
This Raphanus sativus cultivar WK10039 unplaced genomic scaffold, ASM80110v3 Scaffold2238, whole genome shotgun sequence DNA region includes the following protein-coding sequences:
- the LOC130505394 gene encoding receptor-like protein kinase HSL1; its protein translation is MHLLFLFLLFPTVFSLNQEGLILQQVKLSLEDPDSSLSTWNSQDDASPCRWHGVSCDKNSSVTSVDLSNANLAGPFPSAICRLPNLSHLSFSNNSITSPLDIRACKSLETLDLSQNLLTGEIPRTFADLPSLTSLDLSGNNFSGDIPASFANFEKLEILSLINNLLDGAIPPLLGNITSLKMLNLSYNPFPPGRIPPELGNLTNLEVLWLTECNLIGEIPDSLGRLTRLVNLDLSFNNLAGPIPRSLGALTSVVQIELYNNSLTGAIPVELGNLKSLRLLDASMNRLTGSIPDELCRVALESLNLYENDLEGELPESIALSPNLYDLRIFGNRLSGELPRDLGVNSPLRWIDVSDNGFSRELPAGLCARGELEELLVIRNSFSGVLPEGLGDCRSLTRVRLAYNRFSGRVPAGFWGLPRVSLLELVNNSFSGEVEKTIGGASNLSMMVLTNNEFTGSLPEEIGGLEKLNELSAGGNKLSGPLPDSLMSLLELGTLDLHGNRFTGELSPKIKSWKKLNELNLADNEFSGKIPDEIGSLSVLNYLDLSGNLFSGEIPVSLQGLKLNQLNLSNNRLTGNLPPSLAKEMYKNSFLGNPGLCGDIKGLCGSADEAKSKGYAWLLRSIFVLAVMVFVAGLAWFYFKYMAFKKARAVERSKWTLMSFHKLGFSEHEILESLDEENVVGSGASGKVYKVVLTSGETVAVKRIWTGSVKETEDDTDPEKGERSGSVQDEAFEAEVDTLGKIRHKNIVKLWCCCTTRDCKLLVYEYMPNGSLGDLLHSSKGGTLGWETRFKIILDAAEGLSYLHHDCVPAIVHRDVKSNNILIDGDYGAKVADFGVAKVVDLTGKAPKSMSVIAGSCGYIAPEYAYTLRVNEKSDIYSFGVVILEIVTRKRPVDPELGEKDLVKWVCSTLDQKGVEHVIDPKLDSCYKDEISKILNVGLLCTSPLPINRPSMRRVVKMLEQIGGGDEESLNKTRSGKLTPYYYEETSDQGSVA